Proteins from a single region of Desulfatirhabdium butyrativorans DSM 18734:
- a CDS encoding cation-translocating P-type ATPase, producing MRSVYFSFLPEAFCGTFPIGIAQAQNRLVLQLALRITQEGEKAVLRYCGEHSPRRWKFRRPGLWFREFDYDYDYDYDNDSDNDSDNDNDSDNDNDSDSDDDYEKDSPLFCEMAFQYKPEENMEEPIWHQKEIEEIYRLMNSTPQGISQQEASLRLERQGPNELIEKKQKSPFMMFIDQFKDFMILVLMVAAVISGFIGELSDTIAIAVILILNAAIGFIQEYRAEKAMEALQKMAGASATVIRGGSPATIPAREVVTGDVVLLEAGKIVPADMRIVEAANLRVDEAALTGESVPVEKHADPTLDEALSLGDRKNMAYRGTFATYGRARCVVTATGMDTELGKIAGMLQEQEEIKTPLQKRLAVFGRKLAIAVLIICAIVFLTGILRGVDPLLMLLTAISLAVAAIPEALPAVITISLALGAKRMVAQNALVRKLPAVETLGSVTFICSDKTGTLTMNQMSVDEIYADGTLIQSADIQAGDAIERLASQSPVWRHLMSALALSNDAQLDQDNRFIGDPTEIALYDIAARHGFDRKELEAIFPRIAEIPFDSERKCMSTLHKRLSTGPEEAPPYISFTKGALDILLPQVSGVWTRDGVKPVDSGIERINEAMASDGMRVLCLCMKQWDAPPEPLRPQAAESGLILLGLVGLLDPPREEAREAVGLCKAAGIRPVMITGDHPLTASSIARRIGLMDDDSDAVMTGRELEALSMEAFEQKVEHIRVYARVAPEQKLKIVKALQDKGQFVAMTGDGVNDAPALKSADIGVAMGVTGTDVSKEAADMILLDDNFATILKAVREGRKIYDNIRKFVKYLMTSNSGEIWTLFLAPFLGLPIPLLPIHILWINLATDGLPALALSMEPAEEGIMKRSPRHPKESIFAHGLGIHAVWVGLLMGGITLGCQAWSIHVGDAHWQTMVFTVLCLAQLGHVMAIRSETQSLFKQGVMSNRFLFFSVVFTLIMQLATIYVPFLNPIFKTQPLTATELCITLALSCVIFVVVEIEKFVKRRFLKQP from the coding sequence ATGCGTTCCGTCTATTTCTCTTTTCTGCCTGAGGCTTTCTGTGGTACGTTTCCCATTGGCATCGCTCAGGCACAAAATAGGCTGGTTTTGCAATTGGCTCTTCGCATAACGCAGGAAGGCGAAAAGGCTGTTTTGCGATACTGCGGAGAACACTCTCCCAGGAGATGGAAATTTCGCCGCCCCGGTTTGTGGTTTCGGGAATTCGATTACGATTACGACTACGATTACGACAACGATAGCGACAACGATAGCGACAACGACAACGATAGCGACAACGACAACGATAGCGATAGCGACGACGATTACGAAAAGGATTCACCGCTATTCTGTGAAATGGCATTTCAATACAAGCCGGAAGAGAACATGGAAGAACCGATTTGGCATCAGAAAGAAATTGAAGAAATTTATCGCTTGATGAACTCCACGCCGCAGGGAATCAGCCAGCAGGAAGCATCCTTGCGGCTGGAGCGGCAAGGCCCGAATGAACTGATCGAAAAGAAACAGAAATCCCCATTCATGATGTTCATCGACCAGTTCAAGGATTTCATGATTCTGGTGCTGATGGTCGCCGCTGTCATCTCCGGCTTTATCGGCGAGCTTTCCGATACGATCGCCATTGCCGTCATCCTCATCCTGAACGCCGCCATCGGTTTCATCCAGGAATATCGGGCGGAAAAAGCGATGGAAGCCCTGCAGAAAATGGCGGGAGCCTCCGCAACCGTTATCCGCGGCGGCAGCCCGGCCACGATTCCCGCCAGAGAAGTCGTCACCGGCGATGTCGTGCTGCTGGAGGCCGGCAAAATCGTTCCTGCAGACATGCGCATCGTGGAGGCGGCCAATCTGCGCGTCGATGAGGCGGCATTGACCGGAGAGTCGGTTCCCGTCGAAAAACATGCCGATCCGACCCTCGATGAAGCCCTGTCCCTGGGAGATCGAAAGAATATGGCCTATCGGGGCACTTTTGCAACATACGGGCGGGCCCGTTGTGTCGTAACGGCAACCGGTATGGACACGGAACTGGGCAAAATTGCCGGCATGCTCCAGGAACAGGAAGAAATCAAAACCCCGCTGCAAAAGAGGCTCGCCGTCTTCGGGCGCAAGCTGGCCATTGCCGTGCTGATCATCTGCGCAATCGTTTTCCTTACGGGCATCCTGCGGGGCGTGGATCCCCTGCTGATGCTGCTCACAGCCATTTCCCTCGCCGTTGCCGCTATCCCGGAAGCACTGCCTGCCGTCATCACCATTTCTCTCGCTCTGGGCGCCAAACGCATGGTCGCTCAAAACGCCCTGGTTCGAAAGCTGCCGGCCGTCGAGACACTTGGATCCGTGACCTTCATCTGCTCGGATAAAACGGGAACCCTCACGATGAACCAGATGAGCGTCGATGAAATCTATGCGGACGGAACCCTGATCCAATCCGCAGACATCCAGGCAGGCGATGCGATCGAACGGCTCGCCAGCCAAAGCCCCGTCTGGCGACATCTGATGAGCGCTCTCGCCTTGAGCAACGATGCGCAACTGGACCAGGACAATCGTTTCATCGGCGATCCCACGGAAATCGCCCTATACGACATTGCCGCCCGTCATGGGTTCGACAGGAAAGAGCTGGAAGCCATCTTTCCGAGAATCGCCGAAATCCCGTTCGACTCCGAGCGCAAGTGCATGAGCACCTTGCACAAACGCCTTTCGACGGGGCCCGAAGAAGCTCCTCCCTATATCTCCTTCACCAAGGGCGCCCTGGATATCCTCCTGCCGCAAGTGAGCGGCGTATGGACACGGGATGGCGTGAAACCCGTCGATTCCGGGATCGAGCGCATCAACGAGGCCATGGCCAGCGATGGCATGCGGGTTCTTTGTCTGTGCATGAAGCAGTGGGACGCCCCGCCCGAACCCCTGAGGCCGCAGGCGGCTGAAAGCGGGTTGATCCTGCTCGGTCTTGTGGGGCTGCTCGATCCTCCGAGAGAAGAAGCCAGAGAAGCGGTTGGCCTCTGCAAAGCAGCGGGCATCCGGCCGGTCATGATTACCGGAGATCATCCGCTCACGGCGTCATCCATTGCCCGGCGCATTGGATTGATGGATGATGATTCGGACGCCGTCATGACGGGCCGGGAGCTGGAAGCGCTTTCCATGGAGGCATTTGAACAGAAGGTCGAGCATATCCGGGTGTATGCGCGCGTAGCGCCGGAGCAGAAGCTCAAGATCGTCAAGGCACTTCAGGACAAAGGCCAGTTTGTCGCCATGACGGGCGATGGGGTCAACGACGCCCCCGCGCTGAAGAGCGCCGATATCGGCGTGGCGATGGGGGTTACCGGAACCGACGTCTCCAAGGAAGCGGCGGACATGATCCTGCTGGACGATAACTTCGCCACCATCCTGAAGGCCGTACGCGAAGGCCGGAAAATTTACGACAACATCCGGAAATTCGTGAAATACCTGATGACGTCAAACTCCGGCGAAATCTGGACCCTGTTTCTCGCCCCTTTTCTCGGTTTGCCCATCCCCCTGCTGCCGATCCATATCCTCTGGATCAACCTGGCCACGGACGGTCTGCCCGCCCTGGCCCTCTCCATGGAACCTGCGGAAGAGGGTATCATGAAACGGTCGCCCCGCCATCCGAAGGAAAGCATTTTCGCGCATGGCCTCGGAATCCATGCCGTCTGGGTGGGGCTTCTGATGGGCGGCATTACGCTGGGCTGCCAGGCATGGTCCATCCATGTCGGAGACGCTCACTGGCAAACGATGGTCTTTACGGTACTCTGTCTGGCCCAGCTCGGCCATGTCATGGCAATCCGTTCGGAAACCCAATCCCTGTTCAAACAGGGCGTCATGTCCAACCGGTTCCTGTTTTTCAGTGTTGTTTTCACCTTGATCATGCAACTGGCGACTATTTATGTGCCTTTTCTGAACCCCATTTTCAAGACACAGCCCCTCACAGCCACCGAACTGTGCATCACCCTGGCCCTGTCCTGCGTCATCTTCGTGGTTGTGGAAATCGAGAAATTCGTGAAAAGACGGTTTTTGAAACAACCTTGA